In the Arachis ipaensis cultivar K30076 chromosome B04, Araip1.1, whole genome shotgun sequence genome, ATCCTTGATTAATCTTAGCTTTATGACGTGAGGTAAAGTTTAGgctaattggggtgttacatttagtggtatcagagcggttctGAAGGTGAAGATAAAATCTGCTTTATGGCTGGTAATAATCAtctttaggttatctacttgatatttcatatcatgcttgtttgtgagtgcctttttgtgataattgaagcactagacctTTGATATTatgactgatcaccttgatatcgaatgTTTGGTgcagacaggaaccctaatggctactcaCGGATGAGGTTGTACACGTTCAAGAAGAGAGAGTAGGAGTGAGCGACCGGCCGACAATcatgccgagttcatggcggCAATGGCAAACCTTGCGAACACTATGGAGGCTAACactgctgcgactctgcaagctgtgcagaggttaggccaactGGCCGGAAATGGAGACGGAAATGGCGAGGGAAATGCGGATGACAATGATGAAGGGAGCGGAGACAACACGGGAGGTGCTTGGATGACCTTAGTGACTTTTCTCAAGGTGCATCCGCCAAGTTTCAGAGGTTCAACAAATCCCACAGAAGCGGACAACTGGTTCCAAGCGATGAAGCGTGCGCTGCAGGCACAGCATGTCCCGCCCAACCATTACGTGGAGTTTGCTGCTTATCAGCTTTGGGAAGAGGCCCAGCATTGGTGGCAAGCAGAGTGCCGATTGTTACAGCTTCAAAATGCCGACGTTCCTTGGGATGTGTTCCAAAcggccttctacaagaagtatTTTCCTGAGTCTACaagggaagcaaaggagatggaacTATTACAGCTGGAGTAAGGTTCCTTGTCGGTGGCAGAATATACAAGCAAATTCGAGGAACTTTGTAGGTTCTCTAAGGCGTGTCAGGGTGCCCTGGAGGCCTATGAAAGCTAGAAGTGTGTCAAGTATCAAAGGGGTTTGTAGGACGACATCAGAACtgctgtggctcctatggagatcCGTATTTTCTCCGATCTGGTGAACAAGGCAAGAGTGGTTGAAGAGAACGCGAAGACGGTAGCCTCGTCAAGGGACACTCATGGAGTAAACACTAGTAGGGAACGCGACAACAACCTTGGACCAAGGGG is a window encoding:
- the LOC107636827 gene encoding uncharacterized protein LOC107636827, with product MAAMANLANTMEANTAATLQAVQRLGQLAGNGDGNGEGNADDNDEGSGDNTGGAWMTLVTFLKVHPPSFRGSTNPTEADNWFQAMKRALQAQHVPPNHYVEFAAYQLWEEAQHWWQAECRLLQLQNADVPWDVFQTAFYKKYFPESTREAKEMELLQLE